The Streptomyces achromogenes genome window below encodes:
- a CDS encoding helix-turn-helix transcriptional regulator — translation MTPGDVGMPPGLRRRTPGLRREEVAQLSGVGVTWYTWLEQGRPINASAQVLDAVARTLRLDQPEREHLYHLAEVPFAAAPEALVQSVGPEIQGIIDALVPRPAVVYNSRYDILAANPVYRDLFITPVEACAPGPDNALWRLFTVREEDCPLMFRDKELPLMVATLRAAYGLHAGEPVWEEFIRRLSAASPLFARLWETGDVAEPGRRVKVFRHATVGELRMTSTSLTINGMPECRIVVYTPDDEQTERRAALLRGGTTKNPAP, via the coding sequence GTGACACCGGGCGACGTCGGAATGCCGCCCGGGCTGCGGCGCCGCACACCGGGGCTGCGACGCGAGGAGGTGGCCCAGCTCTCGGGCGTGGGAGTCACCTGGTACACCTGGCTGGAGCAGGGGCGGCCGATCAACGCCTCCGCACAGGTCCTCGACGCCGTCGCGCGCACACTGCGGCTGGACCAGCCGGAGCGGGAGCATCTCTACCACCTGGCGGAGGTACCGTTCGCGGCCGCTCCGGAGGCCCTGGTGCAGAGCGTGGGCCCGGAGATCCAGGGCATCATCGACGCGCTGGTGCCCCGGCCGGCCGTGGTCTACAACTCGCGCTACGACATCCTCGCCGCCAACCCCGTCTACCGTGACCTGTTCATCACCCCGGTCGAAGCCTGCGCACCGGGTCCGGACAACGCCCTGTGGCGGCTGTTCACGGTGCGGGAGGAGGACTGCCCGCTGATGTTCCGCGACAAGGAACTCCCGCTGATGGTGGCAACCCTGCGGGCGGCCTACGGACTGCATGCCGGCGAGCCCGTCTGGGAGGAGTTCATACGCAGGTTGTCCGCGGCGAGTCCGCTGTTCGCGCGGTTGTGGGAGACCGGTGACGTGGCGGAGCCCGGCCGTCGTGTGAAGGTCTTCCGGCACGCGACGGTGGGCGAGCTGCGGATGACCTCCACCTCGCTGACGATCAACGGGATGCCGGAGTGCAGGATCGTCGTCTACACGCCTGACGACGAGCAGACGGAGCGGCGCGCGGCTCTGCTACGCGGCGGGACGACAAAAAATCCCGCCCCCTGA